Below is a genomic region from Candidatus Diapherotrites archaeon.
AGGCATTCGGCTTTTCGTGCTCGACAAAGGCTTCATCTCCAAGCAGTTTGACCCGGAAGACCCTGACCCCGAACAGGAGGCATGCCAGCAAATGCGATATTTCGTGGAAAATTACTCCCAAAAAAAGCAGCCGGTTTCCGAGCAAGTTTTGTACACCTGAAAATGCAAAAAAATTCCTGAAAAAAATGCTTTGGGGTTTTCCGGGTTCGGCTTTTTTTTATTCGTCTTCAAAGCCTATGCCGAATTCCCGGTCGATGCGTTTTGCCGTTTCTTCCATTCTTTTGAAAATGCGTTCGATGTCTTCCTGGATTTCCTGTATCGTGCGGTACATTGACCTGCTTCTTGCAAGGTAAAAGCGTCCGTCTTTCACGACCAGGCCTGAGCGCATGAGGTTGTTCAGGTGGTTGATTGCCGCGCCCCTGCTCATTCCGACTTTTTCCGCAACCCGGGTTGAGGTCAAAGGCTTTCCTTTCTCGGTTGCAATGACAATTTCGCGGAAAATCTGCGCCGCGCCGGAATCGCTTTGCGCTTCCATTGGCAGGAAGCCGAAAGAATTGCACAGCCAGTTGAATTCGTGGTCGAAGTCTGAAGAGAACGGCTGTTCGACTTTTCTGATGACTATCTTGAAAGAGGCTTTTCTTGCCTGCATACCAAAACTGTCAGCATAAACAAATTTAAATGTTTTGTTCAAGAATTCCATTAATTGTCCATATTTTTTGGACAAATAGGTGATTTTTTGTCTTCGCACAAGCCAAAGGATGAACGGGGAAGCAATGCAGCCGGCGTCAATGGCGAACCAGCCAAAGGGCATGGCAGTGCGGATTTTGCAAAGCTGAAGGGGCTTGAGCAGAAGCTTGAAAAATCGGAGGCGGATGCCGCGGAGTTCAAGGCAGACCTGCAGAGATTGCAGGCGGATTTCGAGAATTTCAGGAAGCGGTGCGAGAGGGAAAAAATTGAAACTGCGTTGCACGCGAATGCAGGCCTGCTCCAGGATTTTTTGCCATTGCTGGATTCGCTGAATGCAGCCTTGTCGGCAAAACAGCTTTCGACCGAGGAGAAAAAAGGCATTGCCTTGGTGAAAGGGCAATTTGAGGAAATTTTGAAAAAGGAGGGCGTTTCTGAAATTCCGGCCCAGGGAAAGCATTTTGATTCGGGCGTGCACGAATGCCTTTTGCGCGAAAGCGTTCCGGCGAAGGCTGACGGCATTGTGCTTGAGGAACTGCAGAAAGGCTATCTTTTCAGGAACAGGGTTTTGAGGCATGCGAAAGTAAAGGTGAATGTTTTGGAAAATGCGGAAGATGATGCAGTTGACAATGCGGACGAAGGCGCTGGCCCGCGGAGCGCGGAAAGCGAAGTTGTTGGCGGCAAAAGCTGCAAAGGTGACGACGTCAAAGGCAGGGTTGGCGGCAAAAGCGTTTAGGCGTTTTTATTTTGAATGATCGTTGTGGTGTTTTTATGGTTGACGAAAAACAGGTTTTGGCAAATTTGGCGGTGAGGAAGGATGTTTTGCACGCCTTTGAGGAGGCGGCAAAGCACCCTGAACCGGAAGTTTCAAGGAAAATGTTTTTTGCATCTTGAAAAGAGGGTGATACGACATGGCGAAAACTATCGGCATTGATTTGGGAACTTCAAACAGCGCTGCAGCTGTCCTGGAAGCGGGCAAGCCCCGCATTATTCCGAGCGCGGAAGGCGCTTCCCTTTA
It encodes:
- a CDS encoding winged helix-turn-helix transcriptional regulator, coding for MQARKASFKIVIRKVEQPFSSDFDHEFNWLCNSFGFLPMEAQSDSGAAQIFREIVIATEKGKPLTSTRVAEKVGMSRGAAINHLNNLMRSGLVVKDGRFYLARSRSMYRTIQEIQEDIERIFKRMEETAKRIDREFGIGFEDE
- a CDS encoding nucleotide exchange factor GrpE, giving the protein MSSHKPKDERGSNAAGVNGEPAKGHGSADFAKLKGLEQKLEKSEADAAEFKADLQRLQADFENFRKRCEREKIETALHANAGLLQDFLPLLDSLNAALSAKQLSTEEKKGIALVKGQFEEILKKEGVSEIPAQGKHFDSGVHECLLRESVPAKADGIVLEELQKGYLFRNRVLRHAKVKVNVLENAEDDAVDNADEGAGPRSAESEVVGGKSCKGDDVKGRVGGKSV